A region of Plantactinospora sp. BC1 DNA encodes the following proteins:
- a CDS encoding diiron oxygenase: MNTVSDLLDREDSIGPSTLRRLAEAWPRRATVRTDLDAVHGRAEYDDTVPDYPVQFLPFAEHPDFLDATDEQRQLVLTLAWLVYNERVITAEEYVANPTFAKIVHGDYPGIDRFEIQQTVQQAHVDETWHTYMHMLAMRNTRLLRRVDREPDYPHTVTYRRLLAEHERVTETWQRDLLTFVWATVAEVSVNAYLELMSRDETIQPAHSLVTRLHARDESAHGPVMVEVGRELHAHLDRRQREFFNRAIPLALEAFVVQDFDVWPIVIRHAGIRNAVDIVEDCRRLPGNSLLVRDFSGVRRLAHEVGAETEFEVGR, encoded by the coding sequence ATGAACACCGTATCCGACCTGTTGGACCGCGAGGACTCCATCGGCCCGAGCACGCTGCGACGCCTCGCCGAGGCGTGGCCACGGCGGGCCACCGTACGTACCGATCTCGACGCCGTGCACGGCCGGGCCGAGTACGACGACACGGTGCCGGACTATCCCGTCCAGTTCCTGCCCTTCGCCGAGCACCCCGACTTCCTCGACGCCACCGACGAGCAGCGCCAGTTGGTACTCACCCTGGCCTGGCTGGTCTACAACGAGCGGGTCATCACGGCCGAGGAGTACGTCGCGAACCCCACCTTCGCCAAGATCGTGCACGGGGACTACCCCGGCATCGACCGCTTCGAGATCCAGCAGACGGTCCAGCAGGCGCACGTCGACGAGACGTGGCACACCTACATGCACATGCTCGCCATGCGCAACACCCGGCTGTTGCGGCGCGTCGACCGGGAGCCGGACTACCCGCACACCGTCACCTACCGGCGGCTGCTGGCCGAGCACGAGCGCGTCACGGAGACCTGGCAGCGGGACCTGCTCACGTTCGTCTGGGCGACCGTCGCCGAGGTGAGCGTGAACGCGTACCTGGAGCTGATGTCCCGGGACGAGACCATCCAGCCGGCGCACTCGCTGGTGACCCGGCTGCACGCGCGGGACGAGTCCGCGCACGGCCCGGTCATGGTGGAGGTCGGCAGGGAGCTGCACGCGCACCTCGACCGCAGGCAGCGCGAGTTCTTCAACCGCGCCATCCCGCTGGCGCTGGAGGCGTTCGTCGTGCAGGACTTCGACGTGTGGCCGATCGTCATCCGGCACGCCGGGATCAGGAACGCGGTCGACATCGTCGAGGACTGCCGCCGGCTTCCCGGGAACTCCCTGCTGGTCCGGGACTTCTCCGGGGTGCGGCGACTCGCCCACGAGGTGGGGGCGGAGACGGAATTCGAGGTCGGCCGATGA
- the ectB gene encoding diaminobutyrate--2-oxoglutarate transaminase: MQIDSPRADEQIVETTVFEELESNVRTYCRRFPAIFTRARGDRMWDQHGREYLDFMAGAGALNYGHNHPTMKRALLGYLAEDRPVHTLDLHTPAKAAFLSAFRNVILAPRHLDYRVQFTGPTGANSVEAAFKVARRATGRSNIVAFTNGFHGGSLGALAASGNLSKRSAGGVSLGDVVHLPYEGYLAGSMDTIAYLEAVLDDPAGGVETPAAVVVETVQGEGGLAAAGGEWLRRLEQVVRDRGILLIVDDIQAGCGRTGRFFSFEEAGIRPDLVCLAKSISGFGLPMALTLIRPELDVLEPGAHAGTFRGNNLAFVTATAALSLWADPAFEKEIQSLCAEFDTRLTELAGRHPALGAEVRGRGLMRGLFFARPGVAAEVSRRAFERGVLTETSGARGQVLKLMPPVTTEPTTLHTGLDRIADSVRECAADQS, from the coding sequence TTGCAGATCGATTCGCCACGGGCCGACGAACAGATCGTGGAGACCACCGTCTTCGAGGAGCTGGAGTCGAACGTCCGTACCTACTGCCGGCGTTTTCCAGCGATCTTCACCCGGGCGCGCGGCGACCGGATGTGGGACCAGCACGGCCGGGAGTACCTCGACTTCATGGCCGGGGCGGGAGCGCTCAACTACGGGCACAACCACCCCACGATGAAGCGGGCGCTGCTCGGGTACCTGGCCGAAGACCGCCCGGTGCACACCCTCGACCTGCACACTCCCGCGAAGGCGGCGTTCCTGAGCGCGTTCCGGAACGTGATCCTCGCCCCACGGCACCTCGACTACCGCGTCCAGTTCACCGGGCCGACCGGGGCGAACTCCGTCGAAGCGGCGTTCAAGGTGGCCCGCCGCGCGACCGGCCGGTCGAACATCGTCGCCTTCACCAACGGCTTCCACGGCGGCTCGCTCGGCGCACTCGCCGCCTCCGGCAACCTGTCGAAGCGGTCGGCCGGCGGCGTCTCCCTCGGCGACGTCGTCCACCTGCCGTACGAGGGCTACCTCGCCGGGTCGATGGACACGATCGCCTACCTGGAGGCGGTCCTCGACGATCCGGCCGGCGGTGTCGAGACGCCCGCGGCCGTCGTGGTGGAGACGGTGCAGGGCGAGGGGGGCCTGGCCGCAGCCGGCGGCGAGTGGCTGCGCCGCCTGGAGCAGGTGGTGCGGGACCGGGGCATCCTGCTGATCGTCGACGACATCCAGGCCGGGTGCGGGCGGACCGGCCGGTTCTTCAGCTTCGAGGAGGCCGGGATCAGGCCGGACCTCGTCTGCCTCGCCAAGTCCATCAGCGGGTTCGGGCTGCCGATGGCGCTGACGCTGATCCGTCCCGAACTCGACGTGCTGGAGCCGGGCGCACACGCCGGAACGTTCCGGGGCAACAACCTCGCCTTCGTCACGGCCACGGCCGCGCTGAGCCTCTGGGCGGATCCCGCCTTCGAGAAGGAGATCCAGAGCCTCTGTGCCGAGTTCGACACGCGGCTGACCGAACTCGCCGGCCGTCATCCCGCACTCGGCGCCGAGGTGCGGGGTCGTGGCCTGATGCGCGGGCTGTTCTTCGCGCGGCCGGGCGTGGCCGCGGAGGTCTCACGCCGGGCGTTCGAGCGAGGCGTGCTGACCGAGACCTCCGGCGCACGGGGACAGGTACTCAAGCTGATGCCACCGGTCACGACCGAGCCGACGACCCTGCACACCGGACTGGATCGGATCGCCGACTCAGTCCGGGAATGTGCCGCAGACCAGTCTTAG
- a CDS encoding TauD/TfdA family dioxygenase, with protein sequence MTLTQTTPVKGIARIALSNESRDALFEHLKGLPNPEPQMDWVTTLAHKAFATLPAETLQAILDFGRHVDTPGVTLVENLPVDLDLPPTPSNGGPCVGKSTYVAEGVLLGLSGLLGEPVSFLTEKDGRAVHDIIPTAAGAQTQTSQGSDVFLNFHNDIVHDAGGRYDVSNPDFLVLNCLRPDLAGEALTAYADARDLTDHLDDTTIEVLRSPLFQLNAPGGYTRMFAGGREVLSEPVPLLTGPAEAPEIAVAANGVRRLTPEADAAFDTLQKVARHPEVAQIVSLRAGQALLINNRKGIHARSRFTARYDGKDRWLQRTYVRRSLWNIRDRVVEGSRRTHR encoded by the coding sequence ATGACGCTGACTCAGACGACTCCCGTCAAGGGAATCGCCCGCATCGCTCTGTCCAACGAAAGTCGGGACGCGCTCTTCGAGCACTTGAAGGGATTACCGAATCCGGAGCCCCAGATGGACTGGGTGACGACGCTGGCACACAAGGCGTTCGCGACCCTGCCCGCCGAGACGCTACAGGCGATCCTCGACTTCGGGCGGCACGTCGACACCCCCGGCGTGACGCTGGTGGAGAACCTCCCGGTCGACCTCGATCTGCCGCCGACGCCCAGCAACGGCGGACCGTGCGTCGGCAAGTCCACGTACGTCGCGGAGGGTGTCCTGCTCGGTCTCTCGGGCCTGCTCGGTGAGCCGGTCTCCTTCCTCACCGAGAAGGACGGCCGGGCGGTCCACGACATCATCCCGACGGCGGCCGGCGCCCAGACCCAGACCAGCCAGGGTTCGGACGTGTTCCTCAACTTCCACAACGACATCGTGCACGACGCCGGCGGCCGGTACGACGTGAGCAACCCCGACTTCCTCGTCCTGAACTGCCTGCGCCCGGACCTGGCCGGCGAGGCGCTGACCGCCTACGCCGACGCGCGCGACCTCACCGACCACCTCGACGACACGACGATCGAGGTGCTGCGGTCCCCGCTGTTCCAGCTCAACGCGCCGGGCGGCTACACGCGGATGTTCGCCGGGGGCCGCGAGGTGCTCTCCGAACCGGTCCCGCTCCTCACCGGTCCGGCCGAGGCGCCCGAGATCGCCGTGGCCGCCAACGGGGTGCGCCGGCTGACGCCGGAGGCCGACGCCGCCTTCGACACCCTGCAGAAGGTCGCCCGCCACCCCGAGGTCGCCCAGATCGTCAGCCTCCGGGCGGGCCAGGCGCTGCTCATCAACAACCGCAAGGGCATCCACGCCCGCTCCCGGTTCACCGCCCGGTACGACGGCAAGGACCGGTGGCTGCAACGGACGTACGTCCGGCGCAGCCTCTGGAACATCCGCGACCGCGTCGTGGAGGGCAGCCGCCGGACCCACCGGTAG
- a CDS encoding MFS transporter — protein MADVPVSVVERANLRAFWAASTVSAFGSQVSLLALPLIALTVLDVAGWQLGVLAALQYLPTLLLSLHVGWAIDRWPLRGSLITANILSGVFVAAVPLLHLAGLLNLGVLCVIAFALGVSRLFLEIGNQSYAPMIFGQERLVGAASRINSGASLAETAGPGLAGLLIQVVQAPFAMLLDGLSFLVSAFFTATTKTLRTVTPVERPRRWVRAGFGILFGDPRLMTLAVTSACFNVCLRIAVVAFTVYAVRGIGLGPFALGVALAVGGVGATAGAVLAGPIARRIGTLQSISKGILLASVGMFLVPWGFGPVAGFVVACVGLLLQWFGLGVYNVHVIVYRQTAAPPEALGVVNACYKLISHGSIPIGALVGGVGSSVVGPRVTLIGAGLIAMVGALVAGARLARSRPPAGEPRDVTPAATSTSGQ, from the coding sequence ATGGCGGACGTGCCGGTGTCGGTCGTGGAGCGGGCGAACCTGCGCGCCTTCTGGGCGGCTAGCACGGTCTCGGCCTTCGGGTCCCAGGTGAGTCTCCTCGCCCTGCCGCTGATCGCGCTCACCGTGCTGGACGTGGCGGGCTGGCAGCTCGGCGTGCTGGCGGCGCTGCAATACCTCCCCACCCTGTTGTTGAGCCTGCACGTCGGGTGGGCCATCGACCGGTGGCCCCTGCGCGGCAGCCTGATCACCGCCAACATCCTCTCCGGGGTCTTCGTCGCCGCGGTGCCGCTGCTGCACCTCGCGGGGCTGCTGAATCTCGGGGTGCTCTGCGTCATCGCCTTCGCGCTTGGCGTCAGCCGCCTCTTCCTGGAGATCGGAAACCAGTCGTACGCGCCGATGATCTTCGGGCAGGAGCGGCTGGTCGGGGCGGCCTCCCGGATCAACTCGGGGGCCTCGCTCGCCGAGACTGCCGGTCCGGGCCTCGCCGGCCTGCTGATCCAGGTGGTGCAGGCCCCCTTCGCGATGCTGCTCGACGGCCTCTCCTTCCTCGTCTCCGCCTTCTTCACCGCCACCACCAAAACCCTGCGCACCGTGACACCCGTGGAGCGGCCCCGGCGCTGGGTGCGGGCCGGGTTCGGCATCCTGTTCGGCGATCCACGGCTGATGACGCTGGCGGTGACCTCCGCCTGCTTCAACGTCTGCCTGCGGATCGCGGTGGTGGCGTTCACCGTCTACGCCGTCCGGGGGATCGGCCTGGGGCCGTTCGCGCTCGGTGTCGCCCTGGCGGTCGGTGGGGTGGGCGCGACGGCGGGCGCCGTCCTGGCCGGGCCGATCGCGCGCCGGATCGGTACCCTGCAGTCGATTTCCAAGGGCATCCTGCTGGCCTCCGTCGGCATGTTCCTGGTCCCCTGGGGCTTCGGGCCGGTGGCCGGCTTCGTCGTGGCCTGCGTGGGTCTGCTGCTGCAGTGGTTCGGCCTGGGCGTCTACAACGTGCACGTCATCGTGTACCGGCAGACGGCCGCACCGCCCGAGGCGCTCGGCGTCGTCAACGCCTGCTACAAGCTGATCTCGCATGGCAGCATCCCGATCGGCGCGCTGGTCGGCGGCGTGGGCAGCAGCGTCGTCGGTCCCCGGGTCACGCTCATCGGCGCGGGGCTGATCGCCATGGTGGGGGCGCTGGTCGCCGGAGCCAGGCTGGCCAGGTCCCGGCCGCCGGCCGGCGAACCCCGCGACGTGACACCGGCCGCCACCAGCACGAGCGGGCAGTAG
- a CDS encoding Clp protease N-terminal domain-containing protein: MFERFTTNARRTVSAAVRIAAETGATRAGPEHLLLGLADDAPGTGARILAEYGVTAAVLRAAMARPTTRRRLTDEEISALRAVDADVDEVFRRIEQEFGPAASLRQPEPPAGRDRRGWFTGPLDARARTVLELCLRETVGLRHREISTGHLLLALLRHELTGPVSETLTRHGVTYPDARPRVILALRRAT; this comes from the coding sequence ATGTTCGAACGGTTCACCACGAACGCACGTCGTACCGTCTCCGCCGCCGTCCGGATCGCGGCCGAGACCGGTGCGACGAGGGCCGGCCCGGAACACCTGCTGCTCGGTCTCGCCGACGACGCACCCGGCACCGGCGCCCGGATCCTGGCCGAGTACGGCGTCACCGCCGCCGTGCTGCGGGCGGCGATGGCCCGGCCGACCACGCGGCGGCGACTCACCGACGAGGAGATCTCCGCGCTCCGAGCCGTCGACGCCGACGTCGACGAGGTGTTCCGGCGCATCGAGCAGGAGTTCGGACCCGCCGCATCCCTGCGGCAACCCGAACCGCCGGCGGGGCGCGACCGGCGCGGCTGGTTCACCGGGCCGCTCGACGCGCGGGCCCGCACGGTCCTCGAACTGTGCCTGCGCGAAACGGTCGGGCTGCGGCACCGGGAGATCAGCACCGGTCACCTCCTGCTGGCACTGCTCCGGCACGAGCTGACCGGTCCGGTGTCGGAGACGCTGACCCGGCACGGCGTGACCTACCCGGACGCCCGGCCACGCGTGATCCTCGCGCTGCGCCGCGCGACGTGA
- a CDS encoding amidohydrolase family protein translates to MTTEFSRRGVLVAGLAVGATTATSLAAGTSLAATPGADHGGGSAATASAGTAFTSATVIDPASGRVRPDTTVLVRGDRIAEVGRTGQVRVPAGAAVVDLRGRFLIPGLADMHTHGYAEQIDPALCVANGVTTVREMSGTAAVRDWRHRIEAGSLLGPRYTIGSRIIDGAPTVWDPTMLSVLSVADAEQARQAVRQVVAEGADFVKVYSRLSPPAYRAIVAECRRLGVEFAGHCPDEVPITEAATLGQASVEHMFWTAIDTSGEEERLRARIARIRLETGDYSGWFAAIHPVEWSAAHSYSPAKARQVFARLAERRTRQVPTLVMHHGLDNARTLDLYADPRARYLPAPMLAGLQYALDELYLKDRAPAEDGQWAAMFGHRLRMVGELHRAGVPLMVGTDVGTCGTYPGFSVHDELGYLVEAGLSPMAALHAATAEPASFLGARTGRVARNYAADLVVLEANPLAAIGNTRRIAGVVVRGRYLDRAALDGLLRGVEEAAAAISASAPGGAVPAVGCPCHGAAPAGKGRRGA, encoded by the coding sequence ATGACGACAGAGTTTTCCCGCCGGGGCGTGCTGGTCGCCGGTCTCGCCGTCGGTGCGACCACCGCTACCTCGCTGGCTGCCGGTACCTCGCTCGCCGCCACACCGGGCGCGGACCACGGCGGCGGGTCCGCCGCCACGGCTTCCGCCGGCACGGCCTTCACCTCCGCCACCGTGATCGACCCGGCGTCCGGGCGGGTCCGACCCGACACCACCGTGCTGGTGCGCGGCGACCGCATCGCCGAGGTCGGCCGGACCGGCCAGGTCCGGGTGCCGGCCGGCGCCGCCGTGGTCGACCTGCGCGGCAGGTTCCTGATCCCGGGACTCGCGGACATGCACACCCACGGGTACGCCGAGCAGATCGATCCCGCGCTCTGCGTGGCGAACGGGGTGACCACGGTCCGGGAGATGTCCGGCACGGCGGCGGTGCGCGACTGGCGGCACAGGATCGAGGCGGGCAGCCTGCTCGGCCCGCGCTACACGATCGGCAGCCGGATCATCGACGGGGCGCCGACGGTCTGGGACCCGACGATGCTCAGCGTGCTCTCGGTGGCCGACGCCGAGCAGGCCCGGCAGGCGGTCCGCCAGGTGGTGGCCGAGGGGGCCGACTTCGTGAAGGTCTACTCCCGGCTGTCGCCGCCGGCGTACCGGGCGATCGTCGCCGAGTGCCGCCGGCTCGGGGTCGAGTTCGCCGGGCACTGCCCGGACGAGGTACCGATCACCGAGGCGGCCACGCTCGGACAGGCGAGCGTCGAGCACATGTTCTGGACCGCCATCGACACCTCGGGGGAGGAGGAGCGGCTCCGGGCCAGGATCGCCCGGATCCGTCTGGAGACCGGTGACTACAGCGGCTGGTTCGCCGCGATCCACCCGGTCGAATGGAGCGCCGCACACAGCTACAGCCCGGCCAAGGCACGTCAGGTCTTCGCGCGACTGGCCGAACGCCGTACCCGTCAGGTCCCGACCCTCGTCATGCACCACGGGCTGGACAACGCGCGCACCCTCGACCTGTACGCCGACCCGCGCGCCCGCTACCTGCCCGCGCCGATGCTCGCTGGCCTGCAGTACGCCCTCGACGAGCTGTACCTCAAGGACCGCGCCCCGGCGGAGGACGGGCAGTGGGCGGCGATGTTCGGCCACCGGCTCCGGATGGTCGGCGAGCTGCACCGGGCCGGGGTACCGCTGATGGTCGGCACCGACGTCGGCACCTGCGGCACGTACCCGGGATTCTCGGTCCACGACGAGCTGGGCTACCTGGTCGAGGCGGGCCTGAGCCCGATGGCCGCGCTGCACGCCGCGACCGCCGAACCGGCGAGCTTCCTCGGCGCCCGCACCGGCCGGGTGGCCCGGAACTACGCCGCCGACCTGGTGGTGTTGGAGGCGAACCCGTTGGCGGCGATCGGCAACACCCGGCGGATCGCCGGGGTGGTGGTGCGGGGCCGCTACCTCGACCGGGCGGCGCTGGACGGGCTGCTGCGCGGGGTCGAGGAGGCGGCGGCCGCGATCTCCGCGTCGGCGCCGGGCGGCGCGGTGCCGGCGGTCGGCTGTCCGTGCCACGGCGCGGCACCGGCCGGGAAGGGGCGACGGGGGGCCTGA
- a CDS encoding LacI family DNA-binding transcriptional regulator: MTDVARLAGVSHQTVSRVINGHPRVRPETRDRVVRAMAELSYRPNAMARALASRRSRVLGVVSFDTILFGPASTLLGIERAARAAGYGVSIVTLEKVDRRGVLSAVEALDGQGVDGVIIIAPQMAAAAALHSLPQGMAAVAVEAGQDSGLPSVSVDQVAGARLAVQHLLELGHRTVWHVSGPSDWLEAGDRIIGWRQSLEEAGAAVPPIISGDWSARSGYAAGTALAGNPDVTAVFVANDQMALGLLRALHERGVRVPADISVVAFDDIPEAEFMLPPLTTVRQDFDEVGRRGMATLLQLLDTPGRVGGPLPVLSSTTPIEPTLVIRQSTAAPPAARS; encoded by the coding sequence ATGACCGACGTGGCCCGGCTCGCCGGGGTGTCGCACCAGACCGTCTCCCGGGTGATCAACGGCCATCCACGGGTCCGGCCCGAGACCCGGGACCGGGTGGTCCGGGCGATGGCCGAGCTGAGCTACCGGCCGAACGCGATGGCCCGAGCCCTGGCCAGCCGCCGCTCCCGGGTACTCGGGGTGGTGAGCTTCGACACCATCCTCTTCGGCCCGGCCTCGACGCTGCTCGGCATCGAGCGCGCCGCCCGGGCCGCCGGTTACGGGGTCAGCATCGTCACCCTGGAGAAGGTCGACCGCCGTGGCGTACTCAGCGCGGTCGAGGCGCTGGACGGTCAGGGTGTGGACGGCGTGATCATCATCGCGCCGCAGATGGCCGCCGCCGCCGCGCTGCACAGCCTCCCCCAGGGGATGGCGGCGGTGGCGGTCGAGGCCGGCCAGGACAGCGGGCTGCCGTCGGTCTCGGTGGACCAGGTGGCCGGGGCCCGGCTCGCCGTCCAGCACCTGCTCGAACTCGGGCACCGGACCGTGTGGCACGTCTCCGGGCCGAGCGACTGGCTGGAGGCGGGTGACCGGATCATCGGCTGGCGGCAGAGCCTGGAGGAGGCCGGCGCCGCCGTACCGCCGATCATCTCCGGCGACTGGAGCGCCCGGTCCGGGTACGCGGCCGGCACCGCGCTGGCCGGCAACCCGGACGTCACCGCGGTCTTCGTCGCCAACGACCAGATGGCGCTCGGCCTGCTGCGTGCCCTGCACGAGCGGGGCGTCCGGGTGCCGGCCGACATCAGCGTGGTGGCCTTCGACGACATTCCGGAGGCGGAGTTCATGTTGCCGCCGCTGACCACCGTCCGGCAGGACTTCGACGAGGTGGGCCGGCGCGGCATGGCGACCCTGCTGCAACTGCTCGACACCCCCGGCCGGGTCGGCGGCCCGCTTCCGGTGCTCTCCAGCACCACGCCGATCGAGCCGACCCTGGTGATCCGGCAGAGCACCGCCGCTCCCCCGGCCGCCCGGAGCTGA
- a CDS encoding snapalysin family zinc-dependent metalloprotease: MLRRHLLRATLGLLTLATSLVGVEVAAAPATAAPAVRTVYYDASRAGEFGTNFTQAAQIWNSSVSNVRLVAGTPATVTIYVDSGWPRAYVTGLGSGRVYMGWQAVNQGYDRTRIATHELGHILGLPDRRTGLCSDLMSGSSAPVSCRNAYPSAAEASRVDALFAGGLAPAYAGGAAATVAGTYVWTTG; encoded by the coding sequence ATGCTCAGACGCCACCTCCTCCGGGCCACGCTCGGCCTGCTCACCCTCGCCACCTCGCTGGTCGGGGTCGAGGTCGCCGCCGCGCCGGCCACCGCCGCGCCCGCGGTGCGTACGGTCTACTACGACGCGAGCCGGGCCGGGGAGTTCGGCACCAACTTCACCCAGGCCGCCCAGATCTGGAACAGCAGCGTCAGCAACGTGCGCCTGGTGGCCGGCACCCCGGCGACGGTGACGATCTACGTCGACAGCGGCTGGCCCCGGGCGTACGTCACCGGGCTCGGCTCCGGCCGGGTCTACATGGGCTGGCAGGCCGTGAACCAGGGGTACGACCGGACCAGGATCGCCACCCACGAACTCGGGCACATCCTCGGGCTGCCCGACCGGCGTACCGGACTCTGCTCGGATCTGATGTCCGGCAGCAGCGCCCCGGTCTCCTGCCGCAACGCGTACCCGAGTGCGGCCGAGGCGTCCCGGGTCGACGCGCTGTTCGCCGGCGGCCTCGCCCCCGCGTACGCCGGTGGCGCGGCGGCGACAGTGGCCGGCACGTACGTCTGGACCACCGGCTGA
- a CDS encoding glutamate ABC transporter substrate-binding protein, with translation MRHRHLAGRVLAGVLVAVATVGLAACGTDEQALPDNRMVADPPRPVGMQDPAVIPTGPAASSGSCNPRASLRPSGALPRPRQMPSGSAMDKIVQRGRLIVGVDQNNYQFGFRDPLTGQLTGFDVDIAREIARGLFGDPGRIQFRAISSADRIKVVKDGTVDMVVRTMTMNCERWQEVSFSTEYFTAGQRVLVTRGSGVKSIDDLRGKKVCAAAGSTSIRNIAEKGTAPVSVVNWTDCLVLLQQNQVVAVSTDDSILVGLAAQDPNTEVVGPRFSDEPYGVAISREAPELVRFVNGVLAKIRLDGTWTRLYTRWLTSLGPAPAPPVARYRD, from the coding sequence ATGAGACATCGGCATCTCGCCGGCCGGGTCCTTGCCGGCGTCCTCGTGGCGGTGGCCACGGTGGGTCTCGCCGCCTGCGGCACCGACGAGCAGGCGCTGCCCGACAACCGGATGGTGGCCGACCCGCCCCGGCCGGTCGGGATGCAGGATCCGGCGGTCATCCCCACCGGCCCGGCGGCCTCGTCCGGCTCGTGCAACCCCCGGGCCAGCCTGCGGCCGTCCGGCGCGCTGCCCCGTCCCCGACAGATGCCCTCCGGCAGCGCCATGGACAAGATCGTCCAGCGTGGACGGCTGATCGTCGGGGTCGACCAGAACAACTACCAGTTCGGGTTCCGGGATCCGCTGACCGGCCAGCTCACCGGCTTCGACGTCGACATCGCCCGGGAGATCGCCCGGGGCCTCTTCGGCGATCCGGGCCGGATCCAGTTCCGGGCGATCAGCTCGGCCGACCGGATCAAGGTGGTCAAGGACGGCACCGTCGACATGGTGGTCCGGACCATGACGATGAACTGCGAACGGTGGCAGGAGGTCAGCTTCTCCACCGAATACTTCACCGCGGGCCAGCGCGTCCTGGTCACCCGTGGCTCCGGGGTGAAGAGCATCGACGACCTGCGCGGCAAGAAGGTCTGCGCGGCGGCCGGCAGCACCTCGATCCGGAACATCGCGGAGAAGGGCACCGCACCGGTCTCGGTGGTCAACTGGACGGACTGTCTCGTGCTGCTCCAACAGAACCAGGTCGTCGCGGTCTCGACCGACGACAGCATCCTGGTCGGGCTCGCCGCCCAGGACCCGAACACCGAGGTCGTCGGCCCGCGGTTCAGCGACGAGCCGTACGGGGTGGCGATCTCCCGCGAGGCGCCTGAGCTGGTCCGGTTCGTCAACGGCGTACTCGCCAAGATCCGCCTCGACGGCACCTGGACCCGGCTGTACACCCGATGGTTGACGTCGCTGGGCCCGGCGCCGGCGCCGCCGGTCGCGCGTTACCGGGACTAG